One region of Chryseobacterium sp. SORGH_AS_0447 genomic DNA includes:
- a CDS encoding NAD(P)/FAD-dependent oxidoreductase, with protein sequence MILENKQVAIIGGGPGGLTLARLLQMKGVDVTVYERDFSREARVQGSPLDLHENSGLAAIRKAGLLDVFKNSYMPGADRTTITDRLAQVVFTDHETDKNEDFGHEYFRPEIDRGTLRTILLDSLHPGTVVWDSHFLSMEPQGEGWLLHFKDRPEVYADLVIGADGARSKIRPSITGINAFYSGVTMLEGNIYEADKRVPEITDLLRGGKLMAFNDEKAILMGQKANGEIGFYASFKTGEHWITESQIDFSDNRQVLEWFKNEYKGWSDTWYSLFENTSLPFIPRPIYCMPLDQDWEALSNATIIGDAAHVMPPFAGEGVNMAMLDALELSENLTSDRYLSMPDAISTYENIMRKRASDAAKESLKNGEKMHSENALSDMTRFFSGL encoded by the coding sequence ATGATACTAGAAAATAAACAGGTGGCGATCATAGGCGGCGGTCCGGGCGGGCTTACGCTGGCCAGGCTTTTACAGATGAAAGGAGTTGACGTTACAGTCTATGAAAGGGATTTTAGCAGGGAAGCAAGAGTACAGGGTTCCCCACTCGATCTTCACGAAAATTCGGGGCTGGCTGCCATACGGAAAGCCGGACTGCTGGATGTATTTAAAAACAGCTACATGCCGGGAGCTGACCGCACAACGATCACAGACCGGCTGGCACAGGTGGTTTTTACTGATCATGAGACCGATAAAAATGAAGATTTCGGGCATGAATACTTCCGCCCCGAAATAGACCGCGGTACCTTACGAACGATTTTACTGGATTCCCTTCATCCCGGAACAGTAGTCTGGGACAGCCATTTCCTGTCTATGGAACCACAGGGCGAAGGCTGGCTGCTGCATTTTAAAGATCGTCCGGAAGTATATGCCGATCTTGTTATCGGTGCTGATGGAGCCCGTTCGAAAATCAGGCCTTCCATTACCGGGATTAATGCATTTTACTCAGGTGTTACAATGCTTGAAGGCAATATTTATGAAGCGGACAAGCGCGTTCCGGAAATTACCGATTTGCTGCGTGGCGGTAAATTAATGGCCTTTAATGACGAAAAAGCCATCCTGATGGGACAGAAAGCGAATGGAGAAATCGGATTTTATGCAAGCTTTAAGACCGGAGAGCACTGGATCACCGAAAGCCAAATTGATTTTTCTGACAACCGGCAGGTATTGGAATGGTTTAAAAACGAATATAAAGGATGGAGCGACACCTGGTATTCGTTATTTGAAAATACTTCTCTTCCGTTTATCCCGAGGCCGATTTACTGTATGCCGTTGGATCAGGATTGGGAAGCACTTTCCAATGCCACCATTATCGGTGATGCAGCGCACGTTATGCCGCCTTTTGCAGGAGAGGGAGTCAACATGGCCATGCTCGATGCCCTGGAACTGAGCGAGAATCTGACAAGTGACCGTTATCTTTCGATGCCAGATGCCATTTCAACTTACGAAAACATAATGCGGAAAAGAGCTTCCGATGCGGCTAAAGAATCGTTAAAAAACGGAGAAAAAATGCACAGTGAAAATGCTTTGTCGGACATGACCCGTTTTTTCAGCGGATTGTAG